In the Chroococcidiopsis sp. SAG 2025 genome, one interval contains:
- the tilS gene encoding tRNA lysidine(34) synthetase TilS, whose protein sequence is MSRANWTPLHARLHRTLRSRHLLEKHQRLLIAVSGGQDSLCLVQLLLDLQPKWEWQLGIAHCDHRWRSDSQANADFVARLAQRWQVPFYCHTVEQPLLNEAAARQWRYQALAAIARTHNYPSIATGHTASDRAETLLYNLIRGSGADGLQALTWQRPLHVGTQSYAPLLVRPLLEVTRTETAQFCQERQLQVWEDTTNLDLKYARNRIRQELLPYIQTHFNSQVELTLAQTAELLQAEVEYLERAADELRQLAVDWEDKGTRGQGDKEAREQRGRGAEGQRNNPKSKIQNLKFSGSRLPTPDSLIKINRRILQTAHIALQRRVMRQILQQTLRCSPNFEQIEKLIALIAAPNGTQTDPFPGGAIATVDKDWIWLK, encoded by the coding sequence ATGAGTCGCGCTAACTGGACTCCGCTTCACGCCCGCCTACATCGTACCCTGCGATCGCGTCATCTTTTAGAGAAGCATCAGCGATTGCTTATAGCTGTATCTGGCGGGCAAGATTCCTTATGCCTCGTTCAGTTACTTTTAGATTTGCAACCCAAATGGGAATGGCAATTAGGCATCGCTCACTGCGATCACCGATGGCGTTCTGACTCTCAGGCTAACGCTGACTTTGTGGCGCGACTAGCTCAACGTTGGCAAGTCCCATTTTATTGTCATACAGTCGAGCAGCCTCTACTCAATGAAGCAGCCGCACGACAATGGCGCTATCAAGCTCTAGCGGCGATCGCCCGAACGCATAATTACCCTTCTATCGCTACGGGACACACAGCCAGCGATCGCGCCGAAACCTTACTATACAATTTAATTCGCGGCAGTGGTGCAGATGGCTTGCAAGCTCTAACTTGGCAACGCCCTCTTCATGTAGGGACACAAAGCTATGCGCCCCTACTAGTGCGTCCCCTGTTAGAAGTTACGCGAACTGAAACCGCTCAATTTTGCCAAGAGCGGCAACTTCAGGTATGGGAAGATACAACTAACCTAGACCTTAAATATGCCCGTAACCGCATCCGACAAGAATTGTTGCCCTACATCCAAACCCACTTCAACTCTCAAGTAGAGCTAACCCTAGCTCAAACTGCGGAGCTTTTACAAGCAGAAGTCGAATATCTCGAACGAGCAGCCGATGAGTTGCGACAGCTTGCTGTCGATTGGGAAGACAAAGGAACAAGGGGACAGGGCGACAAGGAAGCAAGGGAGCAGAGGGGCAGAGGGGCAGAGGGGCAGAGGAACAATCCGAAATCCAAAATCCAAAATCTAAAATTCTCCGGCTCCCGACTCCCAACTCCCGACTCCCTCATAAAAATCAACCGCCGCATTTTACAAACAGCTCACATCGCTCTACAACGGCGCGTGATGCGGCAGATTTTGCAGCAAACTTTACGTTGCTCCCCTAACTTCGAGCAGATTGAAAAACTCATAGCTTTGATTGCAGCTCCAAATGGAACGCAAACAGATCCTTTTCCTGGCGGTGCGATCGCCACAGTAGATAAAGATTGGATTTGGTTAAAATAA
- the ccsB gene encoding c-type cytochrome biogenesis protein CcsB: MNLVLLQNWLDNASFAVLFLTMLVYWVGAAFPGLRFLPTVGTAGMAIANLCIATLLGARWLEAGYFPISNLYESLFFLAWGVTAVHLIAESSSRSRLVGVFTAPVAMGIAAFAALTLPSDMQTSAPLVPALKSNWLMMHVSVMMLSYAALLVGSLLAIAFLVVSGGKEIELHGSSVGTGGYRQNGYRLQRNTDLTQLSPAVAADASNPLMLETNGNGKTAVLNVVTSSTPDSSTGGFDKIFGSSSKGSSDKLTSTTADSLTLSPQRLSLAETLDNISYRTIGLGFPLLTIGIIAGAVWANEAWGSYWSWDPKETWALIAWLVFAAYLHARITRGWQGRRPAILAATGFVIVWVCYLGVNLLGKGLHSYGWFF; the protein is encoded by the coding sequence ATGAATTTGGTTTTACTTCAGAATTGGCTGGACAATGCCTCGTTTGCCGTCCTATTTCTGACAATGTTAGTCTATTGGGTCGGAGCGGCTTTTCCAGGGCTGCGCTTTCTCCCAACTGTGGGTACGGCGGGAATGGCGATCGCCAATTTATGTATTGCGACTCTATTAGGAGCAAGATGGCTGGAAGCTGGGTATTTTCCGATTAGCAATCTTTATGAATCTCTATTTTTCCTTGCTTGGGGAGTAACTGCGGTTCATCTGATCGCAGAAAGTAGCAGCCGTAGCCGTCTGGTCGGAGTTTTCACCGCTCCTGTCGCTATGGGTATCGCTGCTTTTGCAGCTTTGACTTTACCATCAGATATGCAAACCTCTGCCCCCCTCGTCCCTGCCCTCAAGTCTAATTGGTTAATGATGCATGTTAGCGTCATGATGCTGAGTTATGCTGCTTTACTTGTGGGTTCTCTGCTAGCGATCGCCTTTTTAGTTGTCTCTGGTGGCAAGGAAATTGAATTACATGGTAGCTCTGTTGGCACTGGAGGTTATCGACAAAACGGCTATCGCCTCCAGCGCAATACCGATCTAACTCAACTCTCTCCAGCAGTTGCTGCCGATGCTTCTAATCCTTTAATGCTAGAAACTAATGGAAACGGTAAAACTGCTGTTCTCAATGTTGTGACATCCTCTACTCCTGACTCCAGTACGGGCGGGTTTGACAAAATTTTTGGCTCGTCGTCTAAAGGTAGCTCCGACAAACTCACTTCTACGACTGCCGACTCCTTAACTCTCTCCCCCCAACGCCTCAGCCTTGCCGAAACTTTAGATAACATCAGCTATCGCACCATTGGACTCGGCTTTCCCTTACTGACAATCGGTATCATTGCTGGTGCAGTTTGGGCTAACGAGGCTTGGGGCTCTTACTGGAGCTGGGACCCGAAAGAGACATGGGCGTTGATTGCTTGGTTAGTATTTGCTGCCTATCTTCACGCCCGTATTACCCGTGGTTGGCAAGGTCGTCGCCCAGCCATTCTAGCTGCAACTGGCTTTGTTATCGTTTGGGTTTGCTATCTGGGTGTAAATCTTTTAGGTAAAGGTTTGCATTCTTACGGTTGGTTTTTTTAA